Genomic DNA from Oryza sativa Japonica Group chromosome 5, ASM3414082v1:
CCATTTATTAATTTTATATGTTTGCAGTACATAAATCCAATTGTTGTGAATTCTCAGCATCCATTGAAAGGAGGACTCCTAAATGCTGTAGAGACTGTTTTGAAACTCTCATTACCAAATGTTTACCTGTGGCTTtgcatgttctatgcttttttCCATCTCTGGTAATTTCCATTTTCTACTTATTCATAATCAAGAAAATGGTCACTATTAGACTATAATATAttcaaaatcaatttatttCTGAATGCATACATTTCCTTGCATGATCCAAGCTTGTGAACAAATAATTTCTCTAACACCAGACTTACAGTTTAAACATTGATAATTGCACAGGTTAAGTATACTTGCTGAGATTCTTCGATTTGGTGACCGTGAATTCTACAAAGATTGGTGGAATGCAAAAACAATTGATGAGGTGAAAGACAATAGTTTTCAAGCTATCATTTGCTTCCTTTCTCAATCTAAAAGAAGTTAGGTAAACAGCTCTAACATTCTGTGTGATGTTTGCTCCTGCTACATGTGCGGTCGTACTTGGATGGGATCTCAGTATTGGAGAAAATGGAATATGGtatgctttctttttatttaaaactgtGGTACCTTTAGGCTTAAGCAGCTGCCTACAACCAGACAAGACATGTAcaccgatttatattttttttcttttttgcaagtTAGAGCCTGTACCCATTTCAAACCAACATCCAGGAAAAATGGCAAGCCAATAGGAAATTAATGAACAAAGGGAATTCTTAACATCAGGTTTGTAGTGCAAAAGTAAACAAAGTACCAAGTAGATATATTATATAACCATAGAGGAAACAAAATCAACAGAAAATACAATTATTGTGATGGATATATTATGTTACGCTTCTCTTGTTTGTATGTTGTTGTTTTGACCAATATGATCATTAATGTTGCCTTTTTTCACAGCCTGTACATAAATGGGTTGTTCGCCATATTTACTTTCCTTGCATGCGAAATGGTATATCAAAGGTAAAACTTCTACTGTGAGTGTTTTGCTTATATTTGCATtcaatgtacttttttttttggataattgAATTCATTCCACCCTCTTAACTGAAATGTATCCGACAAACTGTAAAATACATCCTTAGCTGCATTATCAATTGCCTTACAGGACCACCCACTGAATGTTACTAGTTCCCTTGGTAGTAAGATACAAGATCTTGGCTTTGAACAACTGAATCATTCATCATTACCCTGTTGGGATCCAGTAACAAGAGGGTGGTTTGAACTGTTTAAGAAATtaggattagttttttttttaagaataaagGCCAAAAGGCCCAGCTTTTATAGAAAGCCATCATGGCAGGTTCGCTGGGGAGACCAGCTCACCAGGTAGGTTCGGTGCAGGAAAAGGTGACAAAACACCGGCCGCAGGCCAGCCAGGGTAAGCCAGGAACGACATCTCACAGGGACAAAAGCAAATTCTAAAACTGAACTCCAAGTACGGCAGCAACCCAAAGCAGAGGACACAGACAGTGTCAGGCAAACTTGAAAACAGCGTATCACCAAGACACAAAAGGTCACCCAACTCCAGTTCTGGGTGGGCGAAGATTTAGCATTGCTTTTCCAACTTCTCCACTTCTTCATGGCAAaaaagaggcttccactgcaagAAATAGGAGATGATTTGAAAGGGAATTGTCAGTGGGGAGTAAACCAGCTTGTTTCTGAAAATCATGTTATTTCTAGTCAACCACTGGTTCCAGCAAACAGCAGCCAGAAAACCTAACTTTAATCCAATATGCTTAAAACTCACTCTACTATTGCAAAGCAGAAAGAACTCTTCAAAATTATATTTCACACATGCTGATACTGTTCGCAATGGTTGCTGTCCATCTCTATGAAAAGATTAGCTCTATTACATGGGTGATACCCGGTACTCTGTTAAGTcctgttgtttttctttcagGAAGTTGCTGTCTTGATATCATTCCTTGTTTCTGCCGTACTCCATGAGGTAAACTTTCTCCCTTGTCCTTTTCAGGAACTAGTATATGTGTGAAATACCTATCTGTTATTCTTGATTGTTGAGTAAATTATGACATTTTCTGTTCTTTATCAGATATGTGTCGCTGTTCCCTGCCGCATTCTCAAGTTCTGGGCATTCTTAGGAATAATGCTACAGGTACgtgttaaaaaaattacactgaATAGTATGCTGTAAAACGTGCACTCATGCAAtctcttgtttttttcctttctgtATAAATAAATGTGTGCCCATTCTGCAGTATGACATAGAACTGTTCTCATGCagtctcctttttttcccccttgTTTCCAGATCCCCCTTATCGTATTGACAGCATACCTCAAAAGTAAATTCAGAGATACAATGGTTAGCCACATTTTCCATGATTGCAATTGAAAAACTTCTGTTTTAATGTAAATCAGTTCTAACTCGTGTCATCTTTAACAGGTTGGCAACATGATATTTTGGTTCTTTTTCTGCATCTATGGGCAGCCAATGTGCCTTCTCCTGTACTATCATGATGTGATGAACAGGATTGAGAAGGCAAGATAAATGCGTGTTGCCATCTTTTTCCTCTGTTTCATTTTGTACCAGCAGAAGCACAAGCAATAATCCACATGCTAGCCATAAAACAGCATGATTCCCAACGGTGTGGTACAGCCAACCTTCCTGTTATTCTATTTTCTTGGCTGTGGTGTAGATTTAGTTTTTAACTTGTGGCTAACCGCAGGAATGCCTGTAGATAAGCATCTGTCATTCTGTCTGGCGACGTTCTCCTTATTAATGTGTAGATGTAGAACTGTTTCCGAAAACTATATATCTTGAATCTGTTATGCCTCGACGAACATAATCCTTTTGTTAAGCTTAGTTGGTACAGTCTAGAAAGGATAAGAGTCGTGGATGTACGATTTCGTCTGCCATATATCACGCTCATATTGGCACAGGTAACTTTGTCGCTACCTTCTATCTCACTCGTGGGTATGTGCATTAGTGTGTGTTGGTGCGTGGGTGCATGTTTTCCATGTaataaaaaaacgaaaatgGACCAGTATTGCTAGACCTGTTTTGCTGCAAAGTGATATTTTCCCAAAAGCCTGCCTTAAAATGCATTCTTCTGAAGAAGACTTGATACTTGGAACAAGCAACACTATGGATACCATACCAGAGACTTGGAGTATTAGTATAACATCATTTGGCCTCAGATTTCAGCAGACATGACGAAGTAACCACGCTTGCATGCAATCTGTCATATAATGCGGGTGTGAATATGGTTATGGTTACGAGAACACAAATCGTCAAATTCAATATGGTAGTCTACTGATACCACGGACAGTGATGCCTTCATTGGACGTAGTGAGTAGAACAAACGCTTGGCTTCTTTTAATTAGAATAGAAAATTGCGACTTTACCACACTCATCCTCTCAAGTGTGTTCTTTAAAAACAGTCAAGAAACGTGGTCCAATGATGAAATCCTTATTGGTTTGGTGGTTAAATCCAATAGCTCAGGGAATCAATCAATATAAATTTTTGAGGGCTGCAAGGGTACGGCATCCCATCCAAACGGGATACTTTATATTAATGACGTTGGTCCCGCCTCAGCTTTATCCACTTATGAGTCCACGTCTTAGCGCCGCCCTACGCGCTCATGCCACAGCCGGTGGAAGAGCACGCGTGAGGCGTTAGGAGAAGGACACGACACCAGTAGTGGCTTAGGTAGCAAAGTTGGTCCCTGCAATGGCATGGTGACCCTTGTATCAACACCATATTGAGGAGAAAAAAGATGGAGATAGGAAAATGAATGGAAGGAAGAAGACGAAACAAAACGCTGGTGGTAGATGGCTAGCCACCCAGCCAAGCGGCAACGACGTACGTTCTCTCCCGATACCTTGATACCTCATACTTCGTACCTATGAGTTATCGGTTAGTAACTATAGGTATCAGCTGGTACTCGAGACATCAACCATGATACCACTGGTACCAGGTCTGAAACCTGTAGGTATCAACCATGATACCACTAGTACTAGCCCTGTGTAGGTATCAACCATGATACCACTGGTACCATGCCTGGTACTTATAGGTACCAGCCGAGCCATGGTGATATGCCGCATGCACGACATACCTGCGCACAATGTCGACGAGCAGCCGATGTCTGCAGCACCACGCCGATTGTTAATCGAAACTGCAGATCTAGCACCTTCATTTGTCTCCCCTCCATCACCACTAACAGTGGCGTGGGAGGAGGATTCGCATCGATCGACATCCTCCCCGATGGCATGACACCGAGGTGGAGGCCACGAGGGCTGGTGCGATCCATCGCCTCATTGCTAACATGGCTCAGGCGGATCCAATGACGGGAAGGCCCTAGGTATCTCTAGATCTGGTACTGGCAGCCCTCTCCCTGACTCATTGATGGTGAGGGGGGATGGAGCAGGAGGGTAGGTGAGCAGGAGAAAGGAGCACAACCCATTTTCAGGCTTCCAGCTAGGtaaggaagaagaggggaggaaggagaagggcgGTGgcggaagaagaggagaggaaggagaagagcggTGGTGGTTGAGAGGCGTATGTGCAACTAGAAGAGCGATAGGGTGATTGGGGATCGAGTAAGGTGGAAAAGGATGCGGGCGAATAAGGATGATGAGCGCTCATTATGTATCCCGTCCCCACTCCCCCGGATTGGATACCGTAGGTTAGTTTTTCTTATTATATATAGAGCTTTCTATGGCACCCCAAAAATCTTCTCAAGAAATATGTCCATGGAAGTTACAACCAACTACTCTGAGGTTTTGGTTGAAGACTACGACTTACAAAATAACGATTTGATAAAAGAAGAAAACTACATAGAACACCAACTAAAGATAGAGAAAACAACTTGGTTAGCGAGTAACTACATAACCATTCACTAGTACGGAATACCACACACAGACCGACCTCATAGGTGAGGCTGGTTGTTGACagtcgttagcgatcagtttcgccCATCAATATCATCAAATTAGAGGAGAACTAAGtcatgcttgcaatgcatattgtGTCAAAATAAGATatattccactagcactaggCTTTCTAACCTCTTGCAGAGAATAAACACAAAATGGAGACGAATCGACAGCAAAACGgacgatcaatcaatcggatgctgtcgagaatcagacttgtAGACAAGTAGGCTGAGAACACCAAACTGACACGACCAAAACaacccaaaattcacaagtctgcgtaGAGAAGAAGTACAAGAGGCCGCTAGCCGAAAATGGGTTGGATTggaccagcccatggttcgaccgaaccagggggttcggccgaacccccatcTCCACCGTTGAAGCCAGGATTCGACGTGGACGTCtaggattgcatcccaatgacggttggagggcatttctgaccattccaaccgtcacaaccgtcattgggaggctataaaaggaaCTCTCATCCTCCATTTCGACACACCTCAAACAAGAAGCTTCATacattctctcaagtttagtataGTTTCTAGAGTATAGTGGAGTAGAAATAGAATAGAATCATCAGTCCTCGGAGTCTTCAGAagaattcgggtatggctctagtagttTTTCCTTCTTTGGTAAGACTTGTACTATTTATAGAATACTCTTCTCAATATATTTACGGTACTTTATTTCACTCTGATTATTCGAGTACCGACTTTCCGATATATTATTCAAGATATAATTGTCTAGGTAGCTTACTCGGGAgatgcaatggtgtgggtataatgTTCATTTATATGAATGCTCTAAGTCACGACGGTGattgtagagtagtatttggtagcATGAGCGAGGTGCTTAGGCTATtgaatatcattatttggggttatatgttgTGGATACgtcgaggtgggccgctgatggtgacagctcagtacgggtattcttccgcgcgtgtatataatcctaagttactttTCCTGGGAGGGTActtctccgtatttagccccggttggatggccATGACATGTTAAGGAACTCGGCAACTAGGGGTGGTCTCTCAaaacaccaggagggcatcgtaAGGGGGATATTGgctatataattatatagtaGATAATATTGACTAaagtgtgtgtatgtatattagaagtataggaaatgATTCTTTTCTTATCCTTTCCACTTAGCCTAGAATTAATATGTATGAGAGTAGTGAATGCTTCTGCTTTGTGTCAACCCTACCCTTTTGAATTGAactaacccctgcttagactttgattgttacaagtaacatataaatattagcttggttctctctattataatcttcccacgggattaaacaaatacgatacccttggagtactctcgggtgaaatgctacaatgatatatccgtgcgcttgcggatgaaatctgtaaccataatataccatgaGTGTTTCTGCCCCATTGCTGgtaattatatttctaataatgtcgttaagaaataccaacactggTGTCGGTTCATttaaactggcacctataaagCTTTTCTAGCTATCTCCCTTGTTCGGATCCAAAGTTGAAAACTGGAACCTATAATACTAGTATTATAGGTAtcggtttattaaaaaaacacctACCTGGTTTTCTATTAAATAGACACCTATGGGTGGGATAGAAGTGTTGGTTttattaaaaacaaaaacacacTTTACGGATGGAGCTAAGCCAAAATAGCTGGCTCTTGCTCCATTCTAAAAGTTGTTGTTCTTATCTTTTCCTTCACTCATAGCCCTCTTCCGTGCGCCCCTCATTCTCCATTGCGTGCGCAAACACCTCGCCCGCAGCTCCTCAGTTGCCCGCAACACCTCCTCcgcccatcctcctcctcgctcggACTGCCGCTTCCTCTTAGCCACCGGCAGTCCACCACCTCACCCACAATATCTCCGGCCGCTTCTCTCAACGGGGCTCCCTCTATTCTTCCTCCCTTTGGGAGAACCACACACAAGTGGCCTAGGCCAGTGCGCAAATGGTAGGCGTTGGATCTGGCCACTTGGAGCTTGGCTACTACCGCGGGTCCACCTCCTCACCCACAGCGTCTCATCCTATCTCGGTGAACGCTCCCTCTCATCTTCTTCTCTGTGGGAGACCGACACACAAGTGGGAGGTTGAAGCGCGAGAGGGAGGCAAAAGATCTAGCTACCGGCGCCGGTCTACTTCCTCACCTGTAGCGTCTCCCCCTTTCTCGGTGGGGCTCCGTCTACTATTCCTCTCTCTGAGAGACTGACGCGTGAGTGGGTGGCCATCTGGAGGTTGAGGCCACCAGATCCGGCCACCTAGAGCTCAATGCCCACTGGATCTAGTCACGCTGACGAGGAGGAAGATCAACGGCCATGGCCTTGTGTTCTTCAGtgtccttcccctctctctctctctctgtgcatGTTCAGTTTGGGTGTCGACTTGAATATTAATTCTGTGATTGTGTTCGTTTATATGTCGGTTGGGACTGAGCCGATCAATTTCAGGGATGATGGGGCTAtgattttgttcttgattgatcgatcgatctcgagACGACAGGCCCACTCGAAGCATCGTCTTGATTCGAGTCAATGCATCAAGCTGGCCTGTTTTAATTCCTAGAACCTTAAAGATGTCGGTTCCTAAAAAAGCACCCTTGTTTCTCCTTATCAGCACCGTCAATGCGATGATGGTTGGAAAACTAGCACCTATGTGGGGTTCTCAACCGGCCCCCATTTAGTTTTCTACAGTAGTGGTAGTTTTCAACAGTTTGCAAGTTATGTAGTTATAGTATTTCTCAGACTAATTAGGAAATAGCATCTCCCAAATCTCTGGTAGATCATTTTACCGATCAAATTTCGATCacatcattgttttttttaatgactcGCACAAGACGGCGcaaagttctattgatagagcaggagaaaaattacaagattataacCCTGGAAGGTCGTaaccagaaaaagaaaaaaagcataACACCACCCACATACCGACAGTGTCAACACACAGAActaggagaaggctagcaccggaccggccgccgctaagcgtggcCAACAAAGAAACACTGCCGAGATCGCCCAAAACCTAACCCTTACAAACAACACAAAGCCTCACTCTATCCAAATCTTCAGGAGTTaaggagagagggtgagagcGAAGAATGGAACTCCTCTCCCCCCTAGGTCctccgacgtggccaacttgtagAGACTAGGACGCCGTTACAAGAGAATGAAATCTAGAGTGAGCTTGCACCAATTGGTTGGGGGATGGGGGGGGGGAGGTCTGCTAGGGGATGCCTAAACGACGTCTCCAAggagagaagcgacggaaagCACCACCGCTGCCGTCCGTCAAGGTCTCAAAGAGAACCGagactgggctttcgcccggcatCCACACATGAGGGATGAGACGACATACAACATCCTCAGGAGGGGAATGACGCTTCAAGTGTCATCGTTGCAGGCCCGGCCGAGgccgggctgggttttcacccgccgctcaccacctgcgaGTCTACGGCTGGCAccccgatgctccaccaccatccAACCTCTACCGACATGAGGGACCACTGCATCGGCACCCCCCGCCGGCCGGCCTCTGTGCATCGTAGACCGCACCGCACCCAtcggcagctcctcctcctcgcaccGTGCATGCCTCCACCACTGGCCGCACCTCACCGCGCCAGGCCAGCCTCGTCCACCGTTGGCCACGCCTCCTCGCACCAAGTCGGCCTCCCATCGCTGGCCACGCTTCCTCGCGCCAAGTCGGCTTCCACCGCTGCCGGCTACGCCTCCTCGCATCACGCCGGCCTCGCTGCCATCGACCGTGCCTCTACGCACCGAGCTGGCCTCCGAGCACTCCTCCCACCGCTCCCGTGCCGGCCAAATGCAGCCGTCTGCCATACCTCCCCGGCTAGCCGCCCATGGCCGTCTGTGCCTCCTCTCGTAGTCGCCGTCGCCCATTTCCAGTCGTCAACACTGCGTCCGCACCCACCCCcagtttcctccctctccgccgacCAACACCTTCACCGCCTCCGCATCTGCCACCGTCGTcagctgccgctgctgccgtcaGCCACGCGCGCCATGCCGGCAACCTCCTCCAGCTGCAGCCACCGGCCACCGGCTTCTCCCAGCGCCGGCACGTCCTCCGGCTGGATCCAGCGCGGGGGCGCCAGATCCAAGCATGGGACTGCCGGATccaagcgcgccgccgccgtagcgtCGTCACCATCTCCGCAGGCATCGTCGTCCTCGCTGccatcgccgtccccgtccTCCCGCCCATCCGGCACAGAGCACCCGTGACCTCCCGGCTGAGCAACGTGCAACCCTGTCGTCGCCATTCCTGCCACCGCAGGGACTCGTCCATGCTATCGCCGTCATCATCCTTGCTGCCGTTCCCGCTACTAGTTCCCGAGCGGCGCGGATCTAgtggtcaccgccgccgccgtcgccgaccctGCCACCGCAATGactcccctgccgccgccgtggccatacccgccgtcgtttccgccgtcaaccgccaccccgccagatccggccgagcggcgcggatctggcggtcaccgctgccgccgtcgctgtcccTGCCACCTCAAGGACTCGCCCTTGTCGTCGCCttcgccatccccgccgccgttcccgccaTCAGCTGCCGCCACCCTGGGCATCTCCCCTGGCCGCCCGTGCGCGAAGTTGGCAAGAAGCCTCGCCACTGCTGTCCTTGCGGCCACCGCTCAGACGggaaggaggcggaggaggaaggaggtggtgagagggcggccgggtcgtcgcctCCCAAGCCGCTCTGGGGGAGAGCGACGCGAGAGAAGCATTACCTCAGGGATATGATCACATCATTGTTGACGACTGAAGTCAAACCGAAGCGGAATACAACATCAGAGAATATATATCTGATTAGTAAATCAGTCGTTCACATAGATATGGACACTGCCGCAGCCATTAAAGCCAACAAAAGATGACCTTGGTAATTGGTAAACTGATACTAATATGATCCATATGGTCCAATTGAAAGTGTCGCGGCTTATAAACTGAGGACACACGAGATCGAAGCAAAGGAAAAGAATTTTGGATAATAATTGTAGAGTAAAGTTCTTACCTATCTTTAGTGGTAAAAGATCCTATATAGTGAAAAAAATAGACAGCGACGATTTAAAAAACCCCAAAGAAATTCCATTGGATaaattccaaaattaaaaaGTAATTGCCTCTCGAACAAGCGAGCCCCTTGATTAATCAATCAGTTGCTTAAAATCTCCCCAAATATATATAGTCATACTTATATATAAGCACACATAGAGATCGAGTGATATAATCTCTCCAACCAGCATCTCTCGAAACATTTCTTCTTTGCAAACTATTGCAAATAATCACCTGAGTAGCCATGGCCATGGTTGGGAgatcgctgctgctgctgctgctgcttgttactctcgccgccggccatggcgtcgtcgtcgtcgtcgcctttGACCCCAACCCTCTCCAGGACTTCTGCGTCGCCGACCCGACGTCCAAAGGTACGGTCTCCCATGGCGCCAGCCATGCCGATGCATGAGCTTGGATTGAGTACGTGTTCGATCTGTGACCGACGCAGTGCGGGTGAACGGGCTGCCGTGCAAGGacccggcggcggtgacggcggacgacttcttcttctccggcgtcgGCGAGCCGGCGGCCGGGGGAGGGCGCGGCGCCACGGCGAGCCGGCGGTACGGGTTCACGGCGCGGTCGGTGGACATCCCGGGGCTGAACACGCTGGGCGCGTCGGCCGCCCGCGTCGACGTGGCCCCCGGCGGCGTTTTCCCGCCGCACTACCACCCGAGGGCGTCGGAGACGGCGGtggtgctcgccggcgccgtctacTTCGGCTTCGTCACGTCGTACCCGGACAGCCGCGTCGTGGCCAAGGTGCTCCGGCGAGGCGACGTGTTCGCCGTGCCGCAGGGCCTCGTCCACTTCCTCCACAACAACGGCAGCGAGCCGGCGGCGCTGTACGCGTCGCTGAGCAGCCAGAACCCCGGCCTGGTGCTCgtcgccgacgccctcctcgccgcgccgctccccgtcgacctcgtcgccAAGACGCTCCTCACCGACGAGGCCACCGTCGACAAGATCAGGGCAAACTTCATCGTCCACCGCTCTTGATTTTAGATAATAAAtcctttaattaattttctCTCTTTGTGGTAAATgtaatatttattaattttctAATTAATTGATATGTGACGGAATAATAATCGGATCAATTGCGAAATCGTCAGTTCGTCACTGTGGCTCCTGACTTCTTGAAATAGAAAATATACTCTACTACATACTAGGGTCCGAACAAAATGCTAAATTTTGCATTTGTCCATCCAAAGTCAAAATTTCGTTGCTTGGACCAAATATTTGTCCACGAATGATAGTAAACGTGGataatattctttttttaagtaaagtCATAGTGGTATACAGGTATGGCATTATTTTACTAGCTATCAactactacctctattttttaatgtatgacgtcattgatttttttaacaacATTTGACAATtcatcttatttatttatttttaaatataaaaatatttaaatcatgcttaaatcaagtcacaataaattaaataataattatataatttttataataaaacaaatgatcaaacgtatCTTAAAAGTTAACGACATCATGCATTAAAAACGGATACTAAGGTTCCAATCCTTGTGTACCCGTGATTACATACATGTTGAGCATACTTTCCACATAAAGGATTTTCGTGCGCAATTTTGCACGGGCTAGTTATATTGAATCTGTTATATAACTCTTAGCTCCTATTTTCATACACTATAGATATTAAAAATGGGATGGAATCTAATATAGAACTCTTTTCTTATGTTTCTATATACACACAGTTGTACTCTTATAATTTAGTCACATCATGATCTAATACCTATATTCTTTTTGTCCAATTATAATATGATAATTTCTAAACCTTTAGAGTAACGTGGTACCTTCTTTTCAAACTATCTCTATaatatatattactccctccatcacaaaatataaggcacaaccactcttTTCTcatgtctcataatataaagcgtgcatgcatgcatacattaaTTAGCATCTCTTGGTACTATAAAATTGATTTGTTTTAAATCATATACTATCAAACCTCCCAATCACATTGCTTGCATGTATCAAGGTGATCCAACCAAAAAGATGATTaaatgttttcttagtcttgtgtttttttgtgttttaagagcaagtttaatagtatagcactattagctccaaatcatctatagccaatgtaatagtcaattcatacaatagttgcttactacattattaatatatggtcccac
This window encodes:
- the LOC112938980 gene encoding germin-like protein 5-1 produces the protein MAMVGRSLLLLLLLVTLAAGHGVVVVVAFDPNPLQDFCVADPTSKVRVNGLPCKDPAAVTADDFFFSGVGEPAAGGGRGATASRRYGFTARSVDIPGLNTLGASAARVDVAPGGVFPPHYHPRASETAVVLAGAVYFGFVTSYPDSRVVAKVLRRGDVFAVPQGLVHFLHNNGSEPAALYASLSSQNPGLVLVADALLAAPLPVDLVAKTLLTDEATVDKIRANFIVHRS